A region of Sphingobium baderi DNA encodes the following proteins:
- a CDS encoding MipA/OmpV family protein, producing the protein MIRRSVLFTGSAVAALAFAPSAFAQEENHSTLTIGVGGAYIPSYEGSDDYRVMPIVQARGKVHDFAFWTRGPALYVDAIPNRDGDGLDIELGPMVNVRFDRASRKGMKDDAVRALGKRDVAVEVGGFVGIGKTGVFTSAYDNLSARVAVAKDVAGAHKGYVVSPAIEYMTPLSATTFVGLNLSADYASKRYGRYYFNVDAAGAAASGLPVYDRAGDKAGFRKIGATLVGGKSLSGDLRKGWALFALAGYSRMLGRYADSPVVSVAGSKNQWIGALGVGYTF; encoded by the coding sequence ATGATCCGTCGCTCTGTTCTTTTCACCGGGTCTGCCGTTGCGGCTCTTGCCTTTGCGCCATCGGCCTTTGCCCAGGAGGAAAATCACAGCACTCTCACCATCGGAGTCGGCGGCGCCTATATCCCCAGCTATGAAGGATCGGACGATTATCGCGTCATGCCCATCGTGCAGGCGCGGGGGAAGGTGCATGACTTCGCCTTCTGGACGCGCGGCCCGGCGCTCTATGTCGACGCGATCCCCAATCGCGACGGGGATGGCCTGGACATCGAACTGGGGCCGATGGTCAATGTGCGGTTCGACCGTGCCAGCCGCAAGGGCATGAAGGATGATGCCGTGCGCGCGCTGGGCAAGCGGGATGTGGCCGTGGAAGTGGGCGGCTTTGTCGGGATCGGCAAGACCGGCGTTTTCACCAGCGCCTATGACAATCTGTCGGCGCGCGTTGCGGTGGCCAAGGATGTGGCCGGCGCGCACAAGGGCTATGTCGTCAGCCCCGCCATCGAATATATGACGCCGTTGTCGGCCACGACTTTCGTCGGGCTGAATTTGTCGGCCGATTATGCGAGCAAGAGATATGGCCGCTATTATTTCAACGTGGACGCAGCAGGTGCGGCGGCGTCGGGTCTGCCAGTCTATGACCGTGCGGGCGACAAGGCGGGGTTCAGGAAGATCGGCGCCACCCTGGTCGGAGGAAAATCTCTGTCGGGTGATCTGCGCAAGGGATGGGCGTTATTCGCGCTGGCGGGATATTCGCGGATGCTTGGCCGCTATGCCGATTCGCCTGTGGTGTCGGTCGCGGGGTCGAAGAATCAATGGATCGGCGCGTTGGGCGTCGGCTACACTTTCTGA
- a CDS encoding prephenate dehydratase, with amino-acid sequence MENYPAPARALVAQLNEKAAADPAQAVAYQGAPGANSHLAALGYAPDCVPLPCFAFEDAIDAVRNGQAARAIIPIENSLHGRVADMHFLLPESGLHIIDEYFLRIRHCLMAPDTTPVKSAISHPQALGQCRHYLRERGIQPVAYADTAGAAALVAETRTPGEGAIAPYLAAELYGLRLVAENIEDSDDNMTRFLVLARDATMPVPDVGPVMTTFLFEVKNIPAALYKAMGGFATNGVNMTKLESYQRGASFAATEFFCDIEGMPGDPAVDRALAELEFHTKWVRVLGSYRQARPRT; translated from the coding sequence ATGGAAAACTACCCCGCACCCGCCCGCGCGCTCGTCGCCCAGCTCAATGAAAAGGCTGCCGCCGATCCGGCGCAGGCCGTTGCCTATCAGGGCGCGCCGGGTGCCAATTCGCACCTGGCTGCGCTGGGTTATGCGCCCGATTGCGTACCGCTGCCCTGCTTCGCGTTCGAGGATGCGATCGACGCGGTACGGAACGGTCAGGCGGCGCGCGCGATCATCCCGATCGAAAACAGCCTGCATGGTCGCGTTGCCGACATGCATTTCCTGCTGCCCGAATCGGGTCTGCACATCATCGACGAATATTTCCTGCGTATCCGCCATTGCCTGATGGCTCCTGACACCACGCCGGTCAAAAGCGCGATCAGCCACCCGCAGGCACTGGGCCAGTGCCGCCATTATCTGCGGGAACGGGGCATCCAGCCGGTCGCCTATGCCGATACGGCGGGCGCGGCGGCGCTGGTCGCGGAAACGCGCACGCCGGGCGAAGGGGCGATCGCGCCCTATCTGGCTGCGGAACTGTACGGCCTGCGGCTGGTGGCGGAGAATATCGAGGACAGCGACGATAATATGACGCGCTTCCTGGTGCTCGCGCGCGATGCGACAATGCCGGTGCCGGATGTCGGACCGGTGATGACGACTTTTCTGTTCGAAGTGAAGAATATTCCTGCCGCGCTTTACAAGGCGATGGGCGGTTTCGCGACTAACGGCGTCAATATGACGAAGCTGGAAAGCTATCAGCGGGGCGCAAGTTTCGCGGCGACGGAATTCTTCTGCGACATTGAAGGCATGCCGGGCGATCCCGCCGTCGACCGGGCGCTGGCGGAACTGGAGTTCCACACCAAATGGGTGCGGGTGCTGGGCAGCTACCGGCAGGCGCGGCCCCGCACCTGA